A portion of the Simkania negevensis Z genome contains these proteins:
- a CDS encoding 1-deoxy-D-xylulose-5-phosphate synthase, with product MIPLLEQIAHPQDLKKLSIPELKDLAHQIRLRIMDVLSVNGGHLSSNLGIVELTIALHKVFNSPADKLIFDVGHQSYPHKILTGRNPRFHTIRQTEGVCGFTHPEESVHDHFYAGHAGNALSLSLGLAKNRELRGENYHILPILGDAALTCGLTLEAMNNIPKKLKKLIVVLNDNAMAIAKNVGAVTNILSRFFNSPTANHIYDELTEIISKIPGYGEALAEQGNRMKESMKNLISTAPFFEQFGLNYVGPIDGHDIKKLIDTLEALKDQDRPTLVHVLTVKGQGMKNAIQHPTPYHGAKPFDRKTGEFRLSKDPKPTFPKVFGNHVLKLAEEDPSVVAVTPAMPVGSCLDAFMKRYPDRCIDVGIAEGHSVSYAGGMSHGGKLKVIACVYSTFLQRAFDNIYHDVCVQKAPVIFAIDRAGLAVGDGVTAQGLYDIAFLNAMPNMVITQPRNGKMLKALLESAFDWNLPTAIRYPNLKTEDEDVPIEKVPFGKGEILKQGKDITIIALGHMVDIALKARELLLAEDIDATVIDPIFVKPLDKELFRSQFAHSRGVVTVEEHALQGGLGSIINSFIVQEGFTDLLVWNIGVPDEFVQHGSHEDLLKMVGITPEAIVKQVLRAFSEQTVKVE from the coding sequence ATGATCCCGCTACTTGAACAAATCGCACACCCTCAAGATCTCAAAAAACTCTCCATTCCAGAGCTAAAAGACCTTGCTCATCAAATTCGGTTACGGATTATGGATGTTCTCTCTGTCAATGGAGGTCATCTTTCTTCTAATCTCGGTATTGTCGAATTGACAATTGCCCTGCACAAGGTCTTTAACTCCCCCGCAGACAAACTGATTTTCGATGTCGGTCACCAGTCATACCCTCACAAAATTCTCACTGGTCGTAATCCTCGCTTTCATACCATCCGGCAGACTGAGGGAGTCTGTGGATTTACCCATCCAGAAGAATCAGTTCACGATCACTTTTACGCAGGCCACGCAGGAAATGCGTTATCTCTTTCATTAGGCCTTGCAAAAAACCGTGAACTTCGCGGAGAAAATTATCACATCCTTCCCATCTTAGGAGATGCAGCTCTTACTTGTGGCCTGACTTTGGAAGCCATGAATAACATCCCCAAAAAACTTAAAAAACTCATCGTCGTTTTAAATGACAATGCCATGGCTATTGCAAAAAATGTAGGAGCTGTCACCAACATCTTAAGCCGCTTTTTTAATAGTCCCACCGCAAACCACATTTACGATGAACTCACTGAAATCATTTCAAAGATCCCAGGTTATGGAGAAGCCCTTGCTGAGCAAGGAAACCGAATGAAAGAGTCGATGAAAAACCTCATCAGCACAGCTCCTTTTTTTGAACAGTTTGGACTCAATTATGTCGGTCCTATTGACGGGCACGATATCAAAAAGCTCATCGACACCTTGGAAGCACTCAAAGATCAAGACCGACCCACACTCGTTCATGTTTTAACTGTAAAGGGCCAAGGCATGAAAAATGCGATTCAACACCCTACCCCGTATCACGGAGCAAAACCTTTTGATCGAAAAACAGGAGAGTTTCGCCTTTCTAAAGACCCCAAGCCCACTTTTCCCAAAGTCTTTGGGAATCACGTACTCAAGTTAGCTGAAGAAGATCCTAGCGTTGTTGCTGTCACTCCTGCGATGCCTGTGGGATCGTGTCTAGATGCTTTTATGAAGCGGTATCCTGATCGTTGCATTGATGTGGGGATTGCTGAAGGGCATTCAGTCTCTTATGCAGGAGGGATGAGTCATGGTGGGAAACTCAAAGTGATTGCCTGCGTTTACTCAACCTTTTTGCAACGTGCTTTTGATAACATCTATCACGATGTGTGTGTCCAAAAAGCCCCTGTAATCTTCGCCATTGATCGGGCTGGTCTTGCTGTTGGCGATGGTGTCACAGCACAAGGGCTCTATGACATCGCTTTCTTAAATGCGATGCCCAACATGGTGATCACTCAACCACGAAATGGCAAAATGTTAAAAGCTCTTTTAGAAAGTGCTTTTGATTGGAACCTGCCAACAGCCATTCGTTACCCGAACCTCAAAACAGAAGATGAGGATGTCCCGATCGAAAAAGTTCCTTTTGGAAAAGGAGAAATCCTCAAGCAAGGAAAAGATATCACAATCATCGCTCTAGGGCACATGGTTGACATTGCGCTTAAAGCTCGCGAGCTATTACTTGCTGAAGACATTGATGCGACTGTCATCGACCCCATTTTTGTGAAACCACTTGATAAAGAATTATTCCGCAGCCAATTTGCTCACTCGCGCGGTGTAGTTACAGTTGAAGAACATGCGCTTCAAGGAGGGCTCGGATCAATTATTAACTCTTTTATCGTGCAAGAAGGTTTTACTGACCTTCTTGTATGGAACATCGGAGTTCCCGATGAATTTGTTCAACATGGAAGCCATGAAGATCTTCTTAAAATGGTTGGAATCACTCCTGAAGCGATTGTGAAACAAGTTTTAAGAGCGTTTTCCGAGCAAACTGTCAAGGTCGAATGA
- the cydB gene encoding cytochrome d ubiquinol oxidase subunit II has translation MMAIYENIWYLVICVSVIFYTVLDGFDLGVGALHLFARDDRERRVFLNAIGPVWDGNEVWLIIIFGGMFAGFPAAYATICEAFYTLIMILLAAIIFRAVAIEFRSKVENKKWRFTWDVIFSFSSILMAFIIGVIMANLIQGIPLDQNGDFVGTFGGFFTPYSILLGFTACALFAMHGAVFLLMKTEGTLHDHVRKWINPAIVVFLIFYVMTTLATLMYMPHMLKMMRASPWLFIVVLIAMLAIANVPRCIYKGHDGFAFISSSCSIAFLFFLFGIGIYPNLVRSSINPEHFSLTLYNAGAAASTYKVILIVACIGVPLVLAYGFWIYRIFRGKVTLDDTSY, from the coding sequence ATGATGGCAATCTACGAAAATATTTGGTACCTCGTCATTTGTGTCAGTGTGATTTTTTATACTGTCTTAGATGGCTTTGATTTAGGAGTTGGTGCGCTTCATCTTTTTGCCCGGGATGATCGTGAAAGACGTGTTTTTCTCAATGCAATTGGCCCTGTTTGGGATGGCAATGAAGTGTGGCTCATCATTATTTTTGGAGGAATGTTTGCTGGATTTCCTGCAGCCTACGCGACGATTTGCGAAGCATTCTACACCTTGATTATGATACTTCTTGCAGCGATTATCTTTCGCGCTGTTGCCATTGAATTCCGATCCAAGGTCGAAAATAAAAAATGGCGTTTTACTTGGGATGTGATTTTTAGCTTTTCTTCGATTCTCATGGCGTTCATCATTGGCGTGATCATGGCTAACCTGATTCAAGGGATTCCTTTGGATCAAAATGGTGATTTTGTCGGAACGTTTGGAGGATTTTTCACCCCGTACTCGATTCTACTAGGGTTTACTGCTTGTGCGTTATTTGCCATGCATGGCGCAGTCTTTCTGCTCATGAAAACAGAAGGCACCCTCCATGATCATGTGCGCAAATGGATCAATCCAGCAATTGTGGTCTTTTTGATTTTCTATGTGATGACAACACTTGCCACGCTCATGTACATGCCTCATATGCTCAAAATGATGCGCGCATCTCCCTGGCTTTTTATTGTTGTTCTCATTGCGATGCTTGCCATTGCCAATGTTCCTCGCTGCATCTATAAAGGGCACGATGGCTTTGCCTTCATTTCATCAAGCTGCTCGATCGCTTTCCTCTTTTTTCTATTTGGCATTGGGATTTATCCCAATCTTGTCCGTTCCAGCATCAACCCCGAACACTTTAGTTTAACCCTCTATAATGCAGGAGCTGCTGCCTCCACTTATAAAGTGATTCTCATCGTTGCTTGCATCGGGGTTCCTCTTGTTCTTGCATATGGATTTTGGATCTATCGGATCTTCCGGGGAAAGGTGACGCTCGATGACACTAGCTATTAA
- a CDS encoding cytochrome ubiquinol oxidase subunit I, which produces MDVVLLSRIQFGLNVAFHYLYPPLSIGLGLMLVIMEGMYIKTKKACYRDMTKFWVKIFALTFALGVATGIVQVFGFGNNWARYSRYVGDVFGSALAAEGIFAFFLEAGFIGLMLFGWERVSAKVHYFSTICTALGAHFSAIWIIVANSWMQTPAGYAIEGEGAEAHAVMTNFWEMVFNPSFLDRLTHVIIGAWLTGAFMVISVCSYYFLKKRHTEFAYRGMKLGLVMASILVILQFISADSTARGVAKNQPEKLAAIEGVYKTQPHTAMNLIGYVDSKTQEVHALQVPGLLSFLTYRNFETPVPGLDQFPEEDWPPVSSVFQFYHMMIYAWGAMFLATVLGLILWKRKTFEKSKWINRFLVLSILFPYVGNQAGWFTAEMGRQPWIVYHLLRTTQGVSKSIHAGQVFGSITMFVCIYILLFSLFCFLLNRKIKHGPIEEPAKEPDDIIYRDPYQSPT; this is translated from the coding sequence ATGGATGTTGTTCTGTTATCCCGGATTCAATTTGGGTTAAACGTCGCGTTTCATTACCTCTATCCTCCCTTAAGCATTGGACTAGGTTTGATGCTTGTGATCATGGAAGGGATGTACATCAAAACCAAGAAAGCTTGTTATCGCGACATGACAAAGTTTTGGGTGAAAATCTTTGCCCTAACGTTTGCTTTAGGAGTTGCAACGGGAATTGTTCAAGTCTTTGGCTTTGGAAACAATTGGGCCCGCTATTCTCGCTACGTGGGTGATGTTTTTGGAAGCGCCTTAGCTGCTGAGGGAATTTTTGCTTTTTTCTTAGAAGCGGGATTCATTGGCCTTATGCTTTTCGGTTGGGAACGCGTTAGTGCGAAAGTACACTATTTTTCTACTATTTGTACAGCTCTTGGAGCCCATTTTAGTGCAATTTGGATCATTGTGGCAAACTCCTGGATGCAAACGCCAGCTGGCTACGCTATAGAAGGAGAAGGAGCAGAAGCTCATGCTGTTATGACCAATTTTTGGGAGATGGTCTTCAATCCCTCATTTCTTGATCGTCTGACACATGTTATCATTGGAGCTTGGCTAACAGGGGCTTTTATGGTGATTTCTGTTTGTTCCTATTATTTTTTAAAAAAGAGGCACACAGAATTTGCTTATCGGGGCATGAAGCTCGGGCTTGTCATGGCTTCTATTCTTGTCATTCTACAATTCATTTCAGCCGATTCCACAGCTCGTGGAGTGGCAAAAAATCAGCCAGAAAAGCTTGCAGCCATTGAAGGAGTCTACAAAACACAGCCTCATACAGCGATGAACCTCATTGGCTATGTCGATAGCAAAACTCAAGAAGTCCACGCCTTGCAAGTTCCCGGCTTGCTCAGTTTTTTGACTTATCGAAACTTTGAGACACCTGTCCCAGGACTAGATCAATTTCCCGAAGAAGATTGGCCACCGGTTTCTTCGGTTTTTCAATTCTACCACATGATGATTTATGCCTGGGGAGCCATGTTTCTTGCTACAGTTTTAGGACTGATCCTGTGGAAACGTAAAACGTTTGAGAAATCCAAATGGATCAACCGTTTTCTCGTTCTCTCAATTTTATTTCCCTATGTTGGAAATCAAGCAGGTTGGTTTACTGCAGAGATGGGACGCCAGCCATGGATTGTGTATCATCTCTTGAGAACCACTCAGGGAGTGTCAAAGTCGATTCATGCCGGTCAGGTTTTTGGATCGATTACGATGTTCGTCTGCATCTACATCCTTCTTTTTTCCCTCTTTTGCTTTTTGCTTAACCGAAAAATCAAGCATGGTCCGATAGAGGAGCCTGCAAAAGAGCCAGATGATATCATTTATCGCGATCCCTACCAATCCCCTACCTAA
- a CDS encoding Lpg1974 family pore-forming outer membrane protein yields the protein MRNWLIAFALGCTVSLAAAQGQQQQQEKTLYYTNDQTIAVTPAAGPQVMRDWNPYLTADFIWWTVREDGLFHAVTGVAANTSKGSVHDVDFDWDPGFKVGLGFNLPHDGWDVFANYTWITSSVSGSKSNDTGNMISYWSINGAPLTGITNSRASLGYYISQCEF from the coding sequence ATGAGAAACTGGCTTATTGCTTTTGCTCTAGGTTGCACCGTATCTCTTGCGGCAGCACAAGGTCAACAACAGCAACAAGAAAAAACACTTTATTACACAAACGACCAAACTATTGCGGTTACGCCTGCAGCAGGGCCTCAAGTCATGCGCGATTGGAACCCTTACCTGACAGCTGATTTTATTTGGTGGACTGTTCGGGAAGATGGTCTTTTCCATGCTGTAACAGGTGTTGCTGCAAACACGAGCAAAGGAAGTGTTCATGATGTTGATTTTGATTGGGACCCAGGCTTCAAAGTAGGTCTTGGATTTAATCTTCCTCATGATGGGTGGGATGTTTTTGCGAATTACACCTGGATTACAAGCTCTGTCAGTGGGAGTAAGAGCAACGATACTGGTAACATGATTTCTTACTGGTCCATCAATGGAGCACCACTTACCGGAATCACGAATTCTCGAGCAAGCTTGGGATATTACATTTCACAATGTGAATTTTGA
- a CDS encoding Lpg1974 family pore-forming outer membrane protein — translation MNFEIGRNSYLSQYLKLRLFAGAQAAWIYQDYDVRQVLAADDSIDRLRLNQDFWGAGIRAGLNTAWQFTQNWSVYADLALAILYGEFDLDRRDSNQPQNGVETTNIHTGVDPMTFEPTINIGAGLRWETWFGSNNYHILFQLGWEEQIWILQNEFIKVPTETDHIGDLVLQGLTLKGRFDF, via the coding sequence GTGAATTTTGAAATTGGCCGCAATAGTTACCTTAGTCAGTACCTCAAATTGCGCTTATTTGCGGGAGCACAAGCGGCTTGGATTTACCAAGATTACGATGTGCGTCAAGTTCTTGCTGCAGACGACTCTATTGATCGATTACGACTTAATCAAGACTTTTGGGGAGCTGGAATTCGCGCTGGACTTAACACAGCTTGGCAGTTCACACAAAACTGGTCGGTTTATGCTGACCTTGCCCTTGCGATCCTTTATGGAGAGTTTGATTTAGATCGTCGCGATAGCAACCAACCTCAAAATGGTGTCGAGACCACAAATATTCATACTGGAGTCGATCCAATGACCTTCGAGCCAACAATTAACATTGGTGCAGGACTTCGTTGGGAGACTTGGTTTGGATCGAATAACTATCACATTCTGTTTCAATTGGGATGGGAAGAGCAGATTTGGATTCTCCAAAACGAATTCATCAAAGTTCCTACAGAAACTGATCACATTGGAGACCTTGTCTTACAAGGATTGACCTTAAAAGGTCGCTTCGATTTCTAA
- a CDS encoding Lpg1974 family pore-forming outer membrane protein, with protein MKKFALSIALLMTALSHAGIDDRIDDLEWEMKQVSVYTPQDTIGASFAKGQPDVLVQGEKLFLLFDVLYWHAKVGGTEYAYSLQPSIIQTGSIILPHANGHTKYNDFSWEWGLKAGFGINFPHDGWDVFAQYTWFKSNTTNSSSKAPPSALMPLRLFSTMLAIKAKSFFDLDYQNVDVNLGKSYFLSKMVMFRPFISVKSAWIDLDQNVTYTASSLNDFLFPGTAQTVGHDFKSKNSNNFWGIGPRIGVDSKWFLGNGFSLFSDIAGALLYGYFKTLLREKIPPNNVQFADGEIIKNRHKFHFFVPFVQMYGGLAWQGYVNHDKQYITLKFGYEVQYYWRVNQMVYTQDFSTPVGSFSNRASFDNLSEDVMFYGITGEFKLDF; from the coding sequence ATGAAAAAATTCGCCCTATCAATTGCTCTTTTGATGACTGCACTTTCTCATGCAGGCATTGATGATCGCATCGATGATCTCGAATGGGAAATGAAACAAGTCTCTGTTTATACACCTCAAGATACGATCGGAGCTTCCTTTGCAAAGGGTCAGCCTGATGTTTTAGTTCAAGGAGAAAAGTTATTTCTCCTATTTGATGTCTTATACTGGCATGCAAAGGTGGGTGGAACTGAATACGCCTACAGTCTTCAGCCTAGCATCATTCAAACAGGGAGCATTATTCTTCCCCACGCAAACGGTCATACAAAATACAACGACTTCAGTTGGGAATGGGGACTTAAAGCTGGTTTTGGAATCAATTTTCCCCATGATGGATGGGATGTCTTCGCTCAATACACCTGGTTTAAATCCAACACTACAAACTCTTCTTCAAAAGCTCCTCCCAGCGCACTCATGCCTCTTCGTCTCTTCTCAACAATGCTTGCAATCAAAGCGAAGTCATTTTTTGACCTCGATTATCAAAATGTCGATGTCAATTTAGGAAAAAGCTACTTTCTAAGCAAAATGGTAATGTTTCGCCCCTTCATCAGCGTAAAATCAGCTTGGATCGATTTAGATCAAAATGTGACTTATACAGCTTCGAGCCTGAATGACTTTCTCTTCCCAGGAACAGCCCAAACTGTTGGACACGATTTCAAATCGAAAAACAGTAATAACTTTTGGGGAATTGGGCCAAGGATCGGAGTCGACTCAAAATGGTTTCTAGGAAATGGATTCAGTTTGTTTAGTGACATCGCAGGAGCTCTTCTCTACGGTTATTTCAAAACTCTTCTCAGAGAAAAAATTCCTCCTAACAATGTTCAATTTGCTGATGGAGAAATTATTAAAAATCGTCATAAGTTTCATTTTTTCGTTCCATTTGTGCAAATGTACGGTGGTCTTGCTTGGCAAGGATATGTCAACCACGACAAGCAGTACATTACACTGAAATTTGGCTACGAAGTGCAGTATTACTGGCGCGTCAATCAAATGGTCTACACTCAGGACTTTTCCACCCCAGTTGGATCATTTAGCAACCGTGCTTCGTTTGACAATCTTTCTGAAGACGTGATGTTCTATGGTATCACGGGAGAATTTAAACTGGATTTTTAG
- a CDS encoding YbbR-like domain-containing protein, which translates to MRTLLKNLFLSNWPRKSLSIILAIIIWFVVNKSLTTTKTIPNVPVRIENIPPGKTIADMQSNGILNRRVNLTVTGSKTLLEDLTSNDIEVVFDASDKEGEWIATINKRNIQTDNPDINISHGISKVATQNFLIKLTKLVTEKIPIIITQPIGEAPKGYQFLDIWPYQLYITVSGPEDTVKKLKSRGLNLTFNLNDISKANLDDLRTSSNQEHSDVVSYFVPNYWKQISLPLLSPTPIEINDPDAKFLRIDFLRYELLKVDSAVPVALFFPPSKIGSLSPQKIHLTPNQLLENRNGLKVITTPLYAKGVSSFFLEIMKDMLQLMILVTPKEEGECLDWSVQFINSGILEDRYVHILMSDVSDEEVRDLQPRVREEYLRNRFRSYMNRFELYTSNNDKFEICPSLQGNAVLLQEKKKNGK; encoded by the coding sequence ATGAGAACCTTACTCAAAAACCTCTTCCTCAGCAATTGGCCACGCAAATCTTTGTCGATTATCTTGGCGATCATCATTTGGTTTGTTGTAAACAAATCACTCACCACAACAAAAACCATTCCGAATGTACCTGTTAGAATTGAAAATATCCCTCCAGGAAAGACGATTGCAGACATGCAGTCGAATGGAATTTTAAACCGTCGTGTCAATCTCACTGTTACAGGAAGCAAGACCTTACTTGAAGATCTCACTTCAAATGACATTGAAGTAGTGTTTGATGCCTCAGATAAGGAAGGAGAATGGATCGCAACTATTAACAAACGAAATATCCAAACAGACAATCCTGATATTAACATCTCTCATGGAATAAGCAAAGTTGCCACCCAAAACTTTTTGATTAAGCTCACTAAACTTGTGACAGAAAAAATCCCGATCATCATCACTCAACCAATTGGCGAAGCCCCAAAAGGGTACCAGTTTCTCGACATTTGGCCCTATCAACTTTACATCACAGTGAGTGGGCCGGAAGATACGGTCAAAAAGTTAAAAAGCCGCGGGCTTAATTTGACGTTCAACTTGAATGACATCTCAAAAGCCAACCTTGATGACCTGAGAACCTCCTCAAATCAAGAGCATTCGGATGTTGTGAGCTACTTTGTTCCTAATTATTGGAAGCAAATTTCGCTTCCACTTCTCTCTCCAACTCCAATTGAAATCAACGATCCCGATGCTAAATTCCTCCGTATCGACTTCTTGCGCTATGAGCTCCTCAAAGTTGACAGCGCCGTTCCGGTTGCCTTGTTCTTCCCTCCGAGTAAAATTGGATCACTGAGCCCACAAAAAATCCATTTAACTCCTAATCAACTGCTCGAAAACCGTAATGGACTTAAAGTTATCACGACTCCCCTCTATGCAAAAGGTGTGAGCAGCTTTTTCCTCGAAATCATGAAAGACATGCTCCAACTCATGATTCTCGTCACACCAAAGGAAGAAGGTGAGTGTCTTGATTGGAGTGTGCAGTTCATCAATTCTGGCATTCTTGAAGACCGGTATGTCCACATCTTGATGTCAGATGTCAGTGATGAAGAGGTACGAGATCTACAACCCCGTGTCCGTGAGGAGTATTTGCGCAACCGCTTCCGTAGCTACATGAATCGATTCGAGCTATATACCTCTAATAATGATAAGTTTGAAATTTGCCCATCATTACAAGGAAATGCAGTTCTCCTTCAAGAGAAAAAGAAAAATGGAAAATAA
- the cdaA gene encoding diadenylate cyclase CdaA, with protein MIQKSAKDKSTRMGFYYSITPFIEIVIIAVMINYLLSFFWNTRSMDLMLGLLAFLLIFGASSLFNLPILHKLMLLVANVAVIAVLIIFQPELRVALSKLSLKGKRYKEITEFDKFLDQLATSVYRLADKKIGALIALENEDSLDEFALKAVMVNGNFSSELLESIFATTTPLHDGAVIIHDLTIVAASVILPLAEDTSQIAKSMGTRHRAALGVSQLTDALLIVVSEESGKVSIARDGIMTRGIKLDRFKGIIRSVFNPPLKKTLQTRFKLREWIRK; from the coding sequence ATGATCCAAAAGAGCGCAAAGGATAAATCGACACGCATGGGTTTTTACTATTCAATTACACCATTTATTGAGATTGTGATCATCGCTGTGATGATCAACTATCTCTTGTCGTTCTTTTGGAATACGAGATCGATGGATCTCATGCTGGGGCTCTTAGCCTTTCTCTTGATTTTTGGAGCCTCTTCTCTCTTTAATTTGCCTATTCTCCACAAATTGATGCTACTCGTGGCAAACGTAGCGGTCATTGCCGTTTTGATTATTTTTCAACCGGAACTTCGTGTAGCCCTTTCAAAACTCAGCTTAAAGGGGAAACGGTACAAAGAAATCACCGAATTCGACAAGTTTCTCGACCAACTCGCCACCTCCGTCTATCGGTTGGCAGATAAGAAGATTGGAGCACTCATTGCCCTGGAAAATGAAGATTCACTAGACGAATTTGCTCTTAAAGCTGTGATGGTTAACGGGAATTTTTCATCAGAATTGCTCGAGTCGATCTTTGCAACCACAACTCCCCTTCACGATGGAGCGGTGATCATTCACGATCTCACAATTGTAGCGGCTTCTGTGATTCTTCCTCTTGCGGAGGACACTTCGCAAATTGCGAAATCGATGGGAACCCGTCACCGTGCTGCACTTGGTGTGAGTCAATTGACCGACGCTCTTCTCATCGTCGTTTCAGAAGAATCAGGCAAGGTCTCAATTGCTCGAGATGGAATCATGACGCGTGGAATTAAACTTGATCGCTTTAAAGGTATCATCCGCAGTGTCTTTAATCCTCCCCTTAAGAAAACCTTACAAACTCGTTTTAAACTTAGGGAGTGGATCAGAAAATGA
- a CDS encoding Lpg1974 family pore-forming outer membrane protein gives MHKLTKKVATLLSLSLLSTLGAYESMEDRIQTLEREMQEISTRNPQETLGANFTSARPEVLGENVFLTFDILYWHPKVGGTEFAYSANMQSQIISVPGGAPIILPTRRGDVKENDFDWEWGLKAGIGYNLTHDGWDIYAQYTYYNPDSTSSSSKAPPSGLLPLRLLGQIIAQKVKSSFEIEYDNVEFELGRNYFVSAFLSFRPFLSMKSTWIDLNQRITYVASPLNDAAFPGEFTTSAFDFKAKCESKLWGIGPRIGTNTRFHLGHGFSIFGDFSTSILYGYFRTLHKEFFPEHVLRQLDDGKLLKVRTKKHQFVPYAQMFVGLEWGDYVNHHHQHIRFKLGYEVQYYWRANQMQDVETSVGNLQALGNIPQVRVDYEPFSEDVMFYGITGEFRLDF, from the coding sequence ATGCATAAGCTGACAAAAAAAGTTGCCACTCTTTTAAGCCTTTCTTTACTTTCAACTCTTGGAGCCTACGAAAGCATGGAAGACCGGATTCAAACCCTTGAGAGAGAAATGCAGGAGATTTCAACGCGAAATCCTCAAGAAACCCTAGGGGCAAACTTCACTTCGGCACGCCCTGAAGTTCTTGGAGAGAATGTGTTTCTCACTTTTGATATTCTGTATTGGCACCCTAAGGTTGGAGGAACAGAATTTGCTTACTCTGCAAATATGCAATCTCAAATCATTTCAGTTCCAGGAGGCGCTCCTATTATTCTTCCAACACGCAGGGGCGATGTCAAAGAAAATGACTTCGATTGGGAATGGGGTCTTAAAGCAGGGATCGGGTACAATCTAACTCATGATGGATGGGATATTTATGCTCAGTACACCTATTATAATCCCGACTCAACAAGCTCATCATCAAAAGCGCCACCAAGTGGGCTACTTCCTCTGCGGCTGCTAGGACAAATTATTGCCCAAAAAGTTAAATCAAGCTTTGAAATTGAATATGACAATGTCGAGTTCGAATTGGGCCGCAATTACTTTGTCAGTGCTTTCCTCTCATTTCGCCCCTTCCTCAGTATGAAATCGACATGGATCGACTTAAACCAACGCATCACTTATGTTGCCTCCCCTCTCAATGACGCTGCTTTCCCTGGAGAATTTACAACCTCTGCGTTTGATTTTAAAGCCAAATGCGAAAGTAAATTGTGGGGAATTGGGCCTCGTATCGGGACAAATACACGCTTTCATCTTGGTCATGGATTCAGCATCTTTGGGGATTTCTCAACATCTATCCTCTATGGATACTTTAGAACACTGCACAAAGAATTTTTCCCTGAGCATGTTCTTCGACAGCTTGACGATGGGAAACTACTCAAAGTACGAACGAAAAAGCATCAGTTTGTTCCCTATGCTCAAATGTTTGTTGGGTTGGAATGGGGTGACTATGTCAATCACCACCATCAACATATCCGTTTTAAGCTCGGTTATGAAGTGCAGTACTACTGGCGTGCAAACCAAATGCAAGACGTCGAAACATCAGTTGGCAACTTGCAAGCGCTTGGGAACATTCCGCAAGTACGTGTAGACTACGAGCCCTTTTCAGAAGACGTGATGTTTTACGGAATCACAGGCGAGTTCCGCCTCGATTTCTAG
- a CDS encoding NAD(+)/NADH kinase, protein MKTIALFPKVKQPDAKKLAEQVITFLKEKKIHVVVEDDKAEVLNQPPLSSANPGEIKYLITMGGDGSILRVAHMYHYLDAAILGINLGHLGFMADVQIADIIPCLEDLVNQKFSIQKRIMIEGTSPSGETFFAMNDCVLHRARNPSLVEMAIYVDDLYLNTFEADGVILATPNGSTAYSLAAGGPILSPDIEAFVLTPICPHTISNRPIVLTPNQEIQIEYVSENEPIEVVSDGLSRFELQTGETIKLRRSPKTFKLVNLTRIDFFSTLRTKLGWSGKLR, encoded by the coding sequence ATGAAAACGATTGCTCTTTTTCCAAAAGTTAAGCAGCCGGACGCCAAAAAACTTGCAGAGCAAGTCATCACCTTCTTAAAAGAAAAAAAGATCCATGTTGTTGTCGAAGATGACAAAGCAGAGGTTCTTAATCAACCTCCCCTTTCTTCTGCAAATCCAGGTGAGATTAAGTACCTGATCACCATGGGTGGGGATGGATCTATTTTACGTGTCGCTCATATGTACCATTATTTGGATGCGGCTATTCTTGGCATTAACCTGGGACATTTAGGGTTTATGGCTGACGTCCAAATTGCTGACATCATTCCTTGCTTAGAAGATCTCGTGAACCAAAAGTTTTCGATCCAAAAACGGATTATGATTGAAGGCACTTCTCCGTCTGGAGAGACTTTTTTCGCTATGAACGACTGCGTTTTGCACCGCGCTCGTAATCCGAGCCTTGTCGAAATGGCTATCTACGTTGATGATCTATATCTCAACACGTTCGAAGCCGATGGAGTCATCCTTGCAACGCCTAATGGATCAACTGCCTACTCATTAGCAGCAGGTGGCCCCATTTTAAGTCCCGATATTGAGGCGTTTGTCTTGACGCCTATTTGTCCTCATACGATTTCAAATCGGCCAATTGTTCTCACTCCCAATCAAGAAATTCAAATCGAATACGTGAGTGAAAATGAGCCGATCGAAGTGGTTTCAGATGGACTAAGCCGTTTTGAGCTGCAAACAGGAGAAACGATTAAGCTTAGGAGAAGCCCTAAAACCTTCAAACTCGTTAATCTCACGCGGATCGACTTCTTTTCCACTCTGCGGACTAAACTTGGCTGGTCTGGAAAGCTAAGGTAA